The following coding sequences are from one bacterium window:
- a CDS encoding DUF72 domain-containing protein yields MKVYVGTSGWLYDWNEGGNFDWFVEHSGLNSVELNASFYRFPYPNQIKSWAVKAKDIRFSVKVHRKITHILKLNEQAIDVWNDFKELFSPLEKNIDFYLFQMPPSFSTEYLERIKNFFNIIEQKKKVAIEFRHSGWSEEKIVKEIEKTGIVFVSIDSPQGQSFIVRTNDIVYVRFHGKTSWYNYNYSRSEMENIANKIFYLNPEYVYAYFNNNHNMLSNAREFLKILIQGGK; encoded by the coding sequence GTGAAGGTATATGTGGGAACAAGCGGATGGTTATATGACTGGAATGAAGGTGGTAATTTTGATTGGTTTGTAGAACATTCCGGACTAAATTCAGTAGAACTTAATGCATCTTTTTACAGATTCCCTTATCCTAACCAGATAAAGTCATGGGCAGTAAAAGCAAAAGATATCAGGTTCTCTGTTAAAGTCCACAGAAAAATTACCCATATTTTAAAACTGAATGAACAGGCAATAGATGTATGGAATGATTTTAAGGAACTTTTTTCACCACTGGAAAAGAACATTGATTTTTACCTTTTTCAGATGCCTCCTTCTTTCTCCACTGAATATCTTGAAAGAATAAAAAACTTTTTTAATATAATAGAGCAAAAGAAAAAAGTAGCAATAGAATTTAGACACTCTGGCTGGTCTGAAGAGAAAATAGTAAAGGAGATTGAAAAAACAGGCATTGTATTTGTAAGTATAGATAGTCCTCAGGGACAGTCCTTTATAGTCAGAACAAATGACATCGTTTATGTCCGATTTCATGGTAAAACTTCTTGGTATAACTACAACTATTCAAGAAGTGAGATGGAAAATATTGCTAATAAAATCTTTTACCTTAATCCTGAGTATGTATATGCCTACTTTAATAATAACCACAATATGCTTTCCAATGCCAGAGAGTTCTTAAAAATACTTATACAAGGAGGAAAATGA